In Zingiber officinale cultivar Zhangliang chromosome 11B, Zo_v1.1, whole genome shotgun sequence, a single window of DNA contains:
- the LOC122033978 gene encoding vegetative cell wall protein gp1-like, which produces MPGPGCLRCPRHQPSRTLIASCPHDVVPYSSEPPHASMPPSPPPTPPSPFSPASYHSPYLSLAPRSNPRGLLYSFLSLPTGTGRGSFSPSRSSPMLAAIPFLSSSHPSPTLPAASASASRGFQRPPAPPASHVPPLEAAATGTSRCSHCRSRLRPLASSSRATTTTAVFGGQRLRRPAPSPLVATAIVADTSEQHRHPPSNRLPRAHVSYYAYIPACEPRMDDPESSAILMALMAFDEYIVSSSTGIWELRN; this is translated from the exons ATGCCCGGACCTGGCTGCTTGCGTTGCCCCCGACATCAGCCAAGCCGGACGCTGATAGCCTCCTGCCCGCACGACGTTGTCCCTTACTCGTCGGAGCCACCCCACGCGTCGATGCCACCCTCTCCGCCGCCGACGCCGCCTTCTCCTTTCTCACCGGCAAGCTACCACTCCCCCTATCTCTCTCTCGCTCCACGCTCCAATCCGAGGGGGCTGCTTTATTCGTTCTTGTCGCTGCCAACAGGAACAGGGAGGGGCAGCTTCTCTCCCTCACGTTCCTCGCCGATGCTGGCTGCCATTCCTTTTCTCTCCTCCTCGCACCCCTCTCCCACATTGCCGGCAGCGAGTGCCTCAGCTAGCCGTGGCTTCCAGCGGCCGCCAGCGCCTCCCGCCAGTCACGTGCCTCCTCTAGAGGCTGCCGCCACCGGCACCTCCCGCTGCAGCCACTGCCGCAGCCGTCTTCGACCACTAGCGTCGTCGTCTCGGGCGACCACTACCACAGCCGTCTTTGGCGGCCAGCGCCTCCGGCGTCCAGCGCCGTCACCTCTAGTAGCCACTGCCATAGTCGCCGACACCTCCGAGCAGCATCGCCACCCTCCGAGCAATCGCCTTCCGAGGGCTCATGTATCGTACTATGCctatattccggcctgcgagccgaga atggacgacCCTGAAAGTTCCGCCATCCTCATGGCCTTAATGGCTTTCGACGAGTATATTGTATCCTCctccacgggtatttgggagttgagaaattga
- the LOC122034319 gene encoding flavanone 3-dioxygenase F3H1-like, translating into MAPGATVLPTNEETLRASFVRDEDERPKVAYNHFSHDIPVISLAGIDDETASGDGGKREEIRRRIVEACEDWGVFQVVDHGVDAGLISEMTRLAREFFALPPEEKLRFDMSGGKKGGFIVSSHLQGEAVQDWREIVTYFSYPLPARDYSRWPDKPEGWRSVVEAYSEKLMGLACKLLEVLSEAMGLDKEALTKACIDMDQKVVVNYYPKCPQPDLTLGLKRHTDPGTITLLLQDQVGGLQATKDGGTTWITVEPVEGAFVVNLGDHGHYLSNGRFKNADHQAVVNSNCSRLSIATFQNPAPEAIVYPLAIREGEKPILEEPITFIEMYRRKMSNDLELAKLKKLAKMEKQAELVAQEKTNGGIGVATAKGLNEILA; encoded by the exons ATGGCTCCGGGTGCGACGGTTCTTCCGACGAATGAGGAGACGCTGCGGGCGAGCTTCGTCCGCGACGAGGACGAGCGGCCCAAGGTAGCTTACAACCACTTCAGCCACGACATTCCAGTCATCTCTCTCGCGGGGATCGACGACGAGACTGCCAGTGGTGACGGAGGGAAGAGGGAGGAGATTCGCCGCAGGATCGTGGAAGCCTGCGAGGACTGGGGCGTGTTCCAGGTGGTGGACCACGGCGTCGACGCCGGCCTCATCTCCGAGATGACGCGCCTGGCGAGGGAGTTCTTCGCGCTCCCGCCGGAGGAGAAGCTCCGGTTCGACATGTCCGGCGGAAAGAAGGGCGGCTTCATCGTCTCCAGCCACTTGCAG GGAGAGGCGGTTCAGGACTGGAGGGAGATCGTGACCTACTTCTCCTACCCGCTGCCCGCCCGCGACTACTCGCGGTGGCCGGACAAGCCCGAGGGATGGCGGTCGGTGGTGGAGGCGTACAGCGAGAAGCTGATGGGACTGGCGTGCAAGTTGCTGGAGGTGCTGTCGGAGGCGATGGGCCTCGACAAGGAGGCTCTCACCAAAGCCTGCATCGACATGGACCAGAAGGTCGTGGTCAACTACTACCCCAAGTGCCCGCAGCCCGACCTCACCCTCGGTCTCAAGCGCCACACCGACCCCGGCACCATCACCCTCCTCCTCCAAGACCAGGTCGGCGGCCTCCAAGCCACCAAGGACGGCGGCACGACATGGATCACGGTCGAGCCCGTGGAGGGCGCCTTCGTCGTCAACCTCGGCGACCATGGCCAC TACCTGAGCAACGGCCGGTTTAAGAACGCGGACCATCAGGCGGTGGTGAACTCCAACTGCAGCAGGTTGTCGATCGCGACGTTTCAGAACCCTGCGCCGGAGGCGATCGTGTACCCGCTGGCGATCAGGGAGGGGGAGAAGCCGATACTGGAGGAGCCGATCACGTTCATCGAGATGTACCGCAGGAAGATGAGCAACGACCTGGAGCTGGCAAAGCTCAAGAAGCTAGCGAAGATGGAGAAGCAGGCAGAGTTGGTAGCGCAGGAGAAGACGAACGGCGGCATCGGCGTAGCGACTGCCAAGGGACTGAATGAGATTCTCGCTTAA
- the LOC122034320 gene encoding uncharacterized protein LOC122034320 isoform X2: MLKFLSKVRVEFNALDPRKAACVEILALCNGRKAKESNPACQVELQRRTDDSPPRVVVTYVNGVEEVIDAAATPAQVIRKQILDRGQLLETEQMFREAGVVWPVLIPEEEIHQSFPGTKFETTIVFEDLSIVNMGL; encoded by the exons ATGTTGAAGTTTCTGTCGAAGGTGCGGGTGGAGTTCAATGCGCTAGACCCACGGAAGGCGGCGTGTGTGGAGATCCTGGCGCTGTGCAACGGCCGCAAGGCCAAGGAGTCCAACCCCGCTTGCCAGGTCGAGCTGCAGCGACGCACGGATGACAGCCCACCACGGGTAGTCGTAACCTACGTCAACGGTGTCGAAGAAGTTATCGACGCAGCCGCTACTCCTGCCCAAGTCATCCGCAAGCAGATACTCGACCGGGGGCAACTCCTAGAAACCGAGCAAATGTTCCGTGAAGCCGGAGTTGTGTGGCCCGTGCTCATCCCCGAGGAGGAGATCCACCAGTCATTCCCGGGTACTAAG TTCGAGACTACCATTGTGTTTGAAGACCTTTCAATAGTCAACATGGGATTATGA
- the LOC122034320 gene encoding uncharacterized protein LOC122034320 isoform X1, which translates to MLKFLSKVRVEFNALDPRKAACVEILALCNGRKAKESNPACQVELQRRTDDSPPRVVVTYVNGVEEVIDAAATPAQVIRKQILDRGQLLETEQMFREAGVVWPVLIPEEEIHQSFPGTKDIANYGLLPCDLRSRVRVAETTSYNAG; encoded by the exons ATGTTGAAGTTTCTGTCGAAGGTGCGGGTGGAGTTCAATGCGCTAGACCCACGGAAGGCGGCGTGTGTGGAGATCCTGGCGCTGTGCAACGGCCGCAAGGCCAAGGAGTCCAACCCCGCTTGCCAGGTCGAGCTGCAGCGACGCACGGATGACAGCCCACCACGGGTAGTCGTAACCTACGTCAACGGTGTCGAAGAAGTTATCGACGCAGCCGCTACTCCTGCCCAAGTCATCCGCAAGCAGATACTCGACCGGGGGCAACTCCTAGAAACCGAGCAAATGTTCCGTGAAGCCGGAGTTGTGTGGCCCGTGCTCATCCCCGAGGAGGAGATCCACCAGTCATTCCCGGGTACTAAG GATATAGCAAATTACGGGTTACTGCCGTGTGACCTGAGATCACGGGTTCGAGTCGCGGAAACAACCTCTTACAATGCAGGATAA
- the LOC122034320 gene encoding uncharacterized protein LOC122034320 isoform X3 yields the protein MLKFLSKVRVEFNALDPRKAACVEILALCNGRKAKESNPACQVELQRRTDDSPPRVVVTYVNGVEEVIDAAATPAQVIRKQILDRGQLLETEQMFREAGVVWPVLIPEEEIHQSFPGTKPKKAEDKNQ from the exons ATGTTGAAGTTTCTGTCGAAGGTGCGGGTGGAGTTCAATGCGCTAGACCCACGGAAGGCGGCGTGTGTGGAGATCCTGGCGCTGTGCAACGGCCGCAAGGCCAAGGAGTCCAACCCCGCTTGCCAGGTCGAGCTGCAGCGACGCACGGATGACAGCCCACCACGGGTAGTCGTAACCTACGTCAACGGTGTCGAAGAAGTTATCGACGCAGCCGCTACTCCTGCCCAAGTCATCCGCAAGCAGATACTCGACCGGGGGCAACTCCTAGAAACCGAGCAAATGTTCCGTGAAGCCGGAGTTGTGTGGCCCGTGCTCATCCCCGAGGAGGAGATCCACCAGTCATTCCCGGGTACTAAG CCAAAGAAAGCTGAAGATAAGAACCAGTGA